The nucleotide window CACTTAAGCTGCGGTCTTTAGTCAGTACGGTCCAGCCGTCTTTCATCAGTTTTGTATGGCGCTTACCTACATTGACCATAGGTTCAATAGTGAAGCACATACCGGCTTTTAGCTCTTCGCCTGTACCTGCCTCACCGTAATGCAGAATTTGAGGGTCTTCATGGAAGACAGAACCAATACCGTGACCACAGTATTCTCTGACAATTGAGTAGCCATGGCCTTCGGCATGCTTTTGAATAACTTCAGCAAAGTCACCCAGCTTGATACCCGGCTTAACCATTTCTATGGCTTTATAAAGCGACTCCTGAGTTACCTTAATTAACCGCTCGGCCATTATTGAAGGTTTACCAACAATAAACATTTTCGAGGTGTCGCCATGGTAACCATCCAGTTTAACGGTAACGTCAATGTTC belongs to Idiomarina sp. PL1-037 and includes:
- the map gene encoding type I methionyl aminopeptidase, yielding MTISIKTPEEIEKMRAAGKLAASVLEMIGDYVKPGVTTEELDDICHKYITDHNAYPAPLNYHGFPKSVCTSVNHCVCHGIPGPKKLKDGDIMNIDVTVKLDGYHGDTSKMFIVGKPSIMAERLIKVTQESLYKAIEMVKPGIKLGDFAEVIQKHAEGHGYSIVREYCGHGIGSVFHEDPQILHYGEAGTGEELKAGMCFTIEPMVNVGKRHTKLMKDGWTVLTKDRSLSAQWEHTLLVTDNGVEVLTLRSDEPDLARVIEHS